A genomic segment from Syntrophotalea acetylenivorans encodes:
- a CDS encoding transketolase family protein, with product MSEKIATRDVYGQTLVELGRENNKIVVLDADLSGSTKTKLFSKEFPERFFNAGIAEANMTGMAAGLAAGGMIPFASTFAVFAAGRAFEQIRQSIAYPGMNVKIVATHGGITVGEDGGSHQSVEDLAIMRSLPKMTVLCPADGPETGAAIRAAAAYEGPVYVRLGRGKVPVVFDQDCDFTIGKGVTLRDGSDLTFIGTGLMTAEALKAAEILAEENISARVVHIGTIKPLDIDLVLKAARETGAVVTAEEHSVIGGLGGAVCEALAEGFPVPVERVGLRDEFGQSGTADELLSHYGLTAAHLVEAAERILARK from the coding sequence GTGAGCGAAAAAATTGCAACCAGAGACGTTTACGGCCAGACGCTGGTGGAGTTGGGCCGGGAGAACAACAAAATAGTTGTACTCGACGCCGATTTGTCCGGTTCGACCAAGACCAAATTGTTTTCCAAGGAATTCCCCGAACGCTTTTTCAACGCCGGAATCGCCGAAGCCAATATGACCGGCATGGCTGCGGGACTAGCTGCCGGAGGGATGATCCCTTTTGCTTCGACCTTTGCCGTCTTCGCAGCCGGTCGGGCTTTCGAACAGATTCGACAGTCCATCGCCTATCCGGGAATGAACGTTAAAATCGTAGCTACCCATGGCGGTATCACCGTCGGTGAGGATGGCGGTTCTCATCAATCGGTGGAAGACCTGGCGATCATGCGCAGCTTGCCGAAAATGACCGTTCTTTGCCCCGCCGACGGTCCGGAAACAGGTGCGGCCATTCGTGCCGCCGCTGCCTATGAAGGCCCGGTCTATGTGCGTCTCGGACGGGGCAAGGTGCCGGTTGTGTTTGATCAGGACTGCGATTTTACAATCGGCAAGGGTGTCACCCTGCGGGACGGTAGCGATCTGACCTTCATTGGCACCGGCTTGATGACCGCCGAGGCCTTGAAGGCTGCGGAGATCCTGGCCGAGGAAAACATCTCGGCGCGGGTAGTACATATCGGCACCATTAAACCCCTCGATATCGACCTGGTGCTCAAGGCGGCCCGGGAAACGGGGGCGGTAGTTACCGCTGAGGAACATTCAGTGATCGGTGGTTTGGGCGGCGCAGTCTGCGAAGCGCTGGCCGAAGGCTTCCCGGTACCGGTTGAGAGGGTTGGTTTGCGCGACGAGTTTGGTCAGTCGGGCACTGCTGACGAACTTTTGTCCCATTACGGACTTACTGCGGCTCATTTGGTGGAAGCGGCTGAGCGAATCCTGGCCCGCAAGTAG
- a CDS encoding sigma-54-dependent transcriptional regulator — protein sequence MRKRNVLLVDEDQIRCRAVTTLLEEHGYAVSSLHSGQEAVKRLEVESFDLLLIDQQLPDLSGLELLRQVRSQDDSTNVLLTTPADGSDVIVEALRLGAFECLKRPCDMDELVLTVDRALETDQLKREVELLRSASGKSYGIENIVGNSRALQQVLDIVRKVALSEAGTVLVQGESGTGKELIARAIHHESSRADQPFMAINCSAVPETLLESELMGYEKGAFTDAKTQKKGLFELADGGTVFLDEIGDMSPAMQVKLLRILEERAFRRVGGTRDIKVDVRIVSATNRDLVKAMEDESFRSDLYYRIGVIPIQLPPLRERREDIPELAAHFIHQFNCEFGKRVNGISRMAEKILVEYPWPGNIRELKNVIERAVILECEDQLLVENLPREMVDKTVCGQVGPLNFRLPPEGIDIEDVERELIRQALELAEGNQSKAAKLLNLGIDALRYRMKKFDYM from the coding sequence GTGCGTAAGCGAAATGTGTTGCTGGTGGATGAGGATCAAATCCGCTGTCGGGCTGTAACGACCTTGCTCGAAGAGCACGGCTATGCGGTGAGCAGTCTGCATAGCGGTCAAGAGGCGGTGAAGCGCCTCGAGGTCGAGTCTTTCGACCTGTTGCTTATCGATCAACAGTTGCCCGATCTCAGCGGTTTAGAGCTGTTGCGCCAAGTGCGCAGTCAAGACGATTCCACCAATGTCCTGCTGACGACGCCGGCTGACGGCTCTGATGTCATCGTTGAAGCACTGCGTCTTGGCGCCTTCGAGTGTCTGAAACGCCCTTGTGATATGGACGAGTTGGTTCTCACCGTCGATCGCGCTCTGGAGACCGATCAACTCAAACGGGAAGTGGAGTTGCTGCGTTCGGCCAGTGGCAAAAGCTACGGTATCGAGAACATCGTCGGCAACAGCCGTGCTCTGCAGCAGGTGCTGGACATTGTCCGCAAGGTGGCTCTTAGCGAAGCTGGCACGGTTCTCGTTCAGGGTGAAAGCGGCACGGGGAAGGAACTCATTGCCCGGGCCATCCATCACGAGAGCTCTCGCGCCGATCAGCCCTTTATGGCCATTAACTGTTCGGCAGTGCCGGAGACCCTGCTCGAAAGTGAATTGATGGGGTATGAGAAGGGGGCTTTTACCGACGCCAAGACACAGAAGAAGGGGCTTTTCGAGCTGGCTGACGGCGGCACCGTGTTCCTCGATGAAATTGGCGATATGAGTCCGGCCATGCAGGTCAAACTACTGCGGATTCTCGAGGAACGGGCATTTCGTCGCGTCGGTGGTACCCGGGACATCAAGGTGGATGTGCGAATCGTTTCAGCCACCAACCGGGACCTGGTCAAGGCCATGGAGGATGAGTCCTTTCGCAGCGACCTTTACTATCGCATCGGCGTCATCCCCATTCAGCTGCCCCCGTTACGAGAGCGCCGTGAGGATATCCCGGAATTGGCCGCGCATTTTATCCACCAGTTCAATTGTGAATTTGGCAAGCGAGTCAACGGTATTTCGCGGATGGCGGAGAAGATCCTGGTCGAATATCCCTGGCCCGGCAATATTCGCGAACTGAAAAATGTGATCGAGCGAGCGGTTATTCTCGAATGCGAGGATCAGTTGCTGGTGGAAAATTTACCACGGGAGATGGTCGACAAGACCGTTTGTGGCCAGGTCGGGCCCCTTAACTTTCGTTTGCCGCCCGAAGGGATTGATATCGAGGATGTGGAACGGGAGTTGATTCGCCAGGCGTTGGAACTCGCAGAAGGTAATCAATCCAAAGCCGCCAAGTTGCTAAACCTAGGCATCGATGCCCTGCGCTATCGAATGAAAAAGTTTGATTATATGTAG
- a CDS encoding MBL fold metallo-hydrolase: MQLTFLGTGNSSGFSNTRHRLHSALLFEGPQGRVMIDCGSDWLEELPHLAPEALLLTHAHPDHSGGLEQGAPCPVYATADTWQRLADYPLTEKRLLEAGKMQAINGLLIQAVPLFHSLRAPTVGLRIQTGNTCLFYAPDVAALMEPATTLKGVDLYIGDGSALDNSLLRVEQGRACGHAPVSEQLQWCRAAGVESVIVTHCGSAIIGDEHSACDQLAALAANFGIDLEIAFDGLQRCIGCEESS, from the coding sequence ATGCAGCTGACTTTTCTCGGCACGGGAAATTCCAGCGGTTTCAGCAACACTCGCCACCGCCTGCACAGCGCCCTGCTTTTTGAAGGGCCGCAAGGCCGAGTCATGATCGACTGCGGAAGCGATTGGCTGGAGGAATTGCCGCACCTGGCACCCGAGGCCCTGCTGCTTACCCACGCTCATCCCGATCACAGCGGGGGCCTGGAACAGGGTGCCCCCTGCCCGGTCTACGCAACAGCGGACACCTGGCAGCGGCTCGCCGACTATCCTCTCACCGAAAAACGACTGCTTGAAGCAGGGAAAATGCAGGCCATTAACGGCCTGCTCATCCAAGCGGTGCCACTGTTCCATTCCTTACGAGCCCCAACCGTCGGGCTCCGCATTCAGACCGGAAACACCTGCCTCTTTTACGCTCCCGACGTGGCGGCTCTTATGGAACCAGCCACTACTTTAAAAGGAGTCGATCTCTATATCGGCGACGGCAGCGCCCTTGATAACTCTTTGCTCCGTGTCGAGCAGGGACGAGCCTGCGGCCATGCTCCCGTTTCAGAGCAGCTGCAATGGTGCCGTGCTGCCGGAGTCGAGTCCGTAATCGTCACCCACTGCGGCAGTGCGATTATCGGCGATGAGCACTCGGCCTGTGACCAACTCGCTGCTCTAGCCGCGAATTTTGGTATCGACCTGGAAATCGCTTTCGATGGTTTACAGCGCTGTATTGGTTGCGAAGAATCTTCGTAA
- a CDS encoding deoxyribodipyrimidine photo-lyase, translating to MHAVPAERISTANDLPIQDRGRYVLYWMRAARRPFWNFSLQHAVQRAIELQRPLLIVETLACDEPCANLRHHHFALDGMADNARQFADKSVAYHPFVEQQPGQIGALLTQIGQETCLLVTDEHPLLEQRQQLSALAKALPICIEVIDGNGILPLRATDRDFTTAYSFRRFLQRQLAGHLLTMPLADPLRETRLPQLKKKPEILSKPESTFSDNLLKGQHNSLYQLPIDQQVQPVKQSGGYQAAEVLFERFLAEGLPRYVEQRNQPEREITSGLSAHLRWGHISPHQLVQRLLTQEGWTPGHLSLECRGQRSGWWGLNENSEAFLDQLITWRELGYQLCHRRDDYQQVDSLPEWAQQTLNHHADDPRPYLYSAEELAASQTHDALWNAAQRQLVREGRIHNYLRMLWGKKILEWSPSPKAALKVMIDLNDRLALDGRDPNSYSGIGWCLGRFDRAWGPERPIFGKIRYMSSLNTARKVSVKNYLRRYGPD from the coding sequence ATGCATGCCGTTCCAGCCGAGCGAATTTCGACAGCCAACGACCTGCCGATTCAAGACCGTGGCCGCTACGTGCTGTATTGGATGCGCGCCGCACGACGACCCTTCTGGAATTTTTCCCTACAGCACGCTGTGCAGCGAGCCATTGAACTGCAACGCCCTCTGTTGATCGTCGAAACCCTGGCTTGCGATGAGCCTTGCGCGAACCTGCGTCATCATCACTTTGCCCTCGATGGCATGGCTGACAATGCCCGACAGTTTGCCGACAAGAGCGTGGCATACCATCCCTTTGTCGAACAACAACCGGGCCAGATCGGTGCACTGTTAACACAAATCGGCCAGGAAACCTGCCTGCTGGTTACCGACGAGCATCCCCTGCTTGAGCAGAGACAACAGCTAAGCGCATTGGCTAAAGCTCTGCCCATCTGCATCGAAGTCATCGATGGCAACGGCATCTTGCCCTTACGGGCGACCGACCGGGATTTCACTACCGCCTACTCTTTTCGCCGTTTTTTACAGCGGCAACTGGCAGGGCACCTGCTCACCATGCCGCTGGCCGACCCCCTAAGGGAAACCAGGCTACCTCAACTGAAGAAAAAGCCCGAGATCCTGTCGAAACCAGAGTCGACATTCAGCGATAACCTGCTCAAAGGGCAGCACAACAGCCTTTATCAGCTACCCATCGACCAGCAAGTTCAGCCGGTTAAGCAATCCGGCGGTTATCAAGCAGCGGAAGTACTTTTTGAACGCTTTCTGGCAGAGGGGTTGCCGCGCTATGTCGAACAGCGCAATCAGCCGGAGCGGGAGATTACCAGTGGACTCTCTGCCCACCTGCGCTGGGGACACATCAGCCCGCACCAGTTGGTTCAGCGGCTGTTGACTCAAGAAGGCTGGACACCCGGCCACCTGTCTCTGGAATGCCGTGGACAGCGAAGCGGCTGGTGGGGGTTGAATGAGAACAGCGAAGCCTTTCTCGACCAGCTCATCACCTGGCGCGAGCTCGGTTATCAGCTCTGCCATCGCCGGGACGATTACCAGCAGGTCGACTCCCTGCCCGAGTGGGCCCAACAGACTCTGAACCATCATGCCGACGATCCGCGACCTTATCTCTATTCGGCTGAAGAACTGGCCGCCTCGCAAACCCACGATGCGCTGTGGAATGCGGCCCAAAGGCAGCTGGTTCGGGAAGGCCGGATACACAATTATCTGCGCATGCTATGGGGCAAAAAGATTCTCGAATGGTCCCCCTCGCCGAAGGCAGCTCTGAAGGTGATGATCGACCTCAACGACCGTCTTGCTCTTGACGGTCGCGATCCCAACAGCTACAGCGGTATCGGTTGGTGTCTGGGACGTTTTGATCGGGCCTGGGGGCCGGAACGTCCCATCTTCGGCAAAATCCGCTACATGAGCTCACTAAATACGGCACGTAAGGTTTCGGTAAAAAATTATCTGCGTCGCTACGGACCGGATTGA
- a CDS encoding mechanosensitive ion channel family protein, giving the protein MKDLQVLPLPDFFRQHLSGDRLLASLLIIVLTAAGLWLLRWALNVLAARFSRQRLLISGLYPVLRLLCWISAVAYILFVIIHPPLNTLLAVSASAGLALGLGAQDLIRNIVAGVLILFERPFHIGDMIQVGEHYGEVVNIGLRSVQIRTFEDSVVTFPNALVQTQAVSNANAGQLNEMVVVRFHLPADVPVGPVKELAWEAAACSPYVHLGKPIAVLIEDRFDYRFSTRFTIKAYVHEIRLERILASDILERVKKALQEQGLAAPMIGKVTTCGQQPGQPA; this is encoded by the coding sequence ATGAAAGACCTGCAAGTACTACCCCTGCCAGACTTCTTTCGCCAGCACCTGTCCGGAGACCGCTTGTTGGCCAGTCTGCTGATCATTGTCCTGACCGCAGCCGGATTATGGCTGCTCCGTTGGGCGCTCAATGTCCTGGCTGCGCGCTTCAGCCGCCAACGACTGCTGATCTCAGGTCTCTACCCGGTGCTGCGGCTTCTGTGCTGGATCTCTGCCGTAGCCTACATCTTGTTTGTCATCATCCATCCGCCCCTCAACACGTTACTGGCCGTCTCCGCTTCCGCCGGTCTGGCTCTGGGACTGGGCGCACAGGATCTAATACGCAACATTGTTGCCGGCGTCCTGATTCTTTTTGAGCGGCCTTTTCACATCGGCGATATGATTCAGGTCGGAGAGCACTACGGAGAAGTGGTCAATATCGGCCTGCGCTCCGTGCAGATCCGCACCTTTGAAGACTCGGTGGTAACCTTCCCCAATGCCCTGGTTCAGACCCAGGCAGTAAGCAACGCCAACGCCGGCCAACTCAATGAAATGGTCGTGGTTCGTTTTCATCTGCCGGCCGACGTCCCGGTGGGGCCGGTCAAAGAACTTGCCTGGGAGGCCGCAGCCTGCTCCCCCTACGTGCATCTCGGCAAACCGATCGCGGTGCTGATCGAGGACCGCTTCGACTACCGATTTTCGACCCGCTTCACCATCAAAGCCTATGTGCATGAAATTCGTCTGGAACGTATCTTGGCCAGCGACATTCTGGAGCGGGTTAAAAAGGCGCTGCAGGAACAGGGGCTGGCGGCTCCAATGATTGGCAAGGTAACTACCTGCGGCCAGCAACCGGGACAACCCGCCTGA
- a CDS encoding ATP-binding protein: protein MALNPSNCHRQLTGLAQKDPFLSQADQRPLLDGMLQQMDAAVKDALDQADRKLAETGQKLDSELTKAAGFLRKANEQLGEEFAATLATKPLSPAAVSGLARSIEGRILWLYDRVRSSLERSLRRVGLKKPVPGDILQTLTAAWSKPCSEMPVELVLIIDRQQQQEAAGRSIWQIEGERLLEQACNGHGFFARWLTYLRLRQQLRRRYRVLHSEPCDTLNRHQPALLQNNQLPALENCQQQHEEMSRAFADLWRNLRFNLDTAADDCAGLATDLSSPEPNPSADQQLNETARLVADTLTRAADQLLTIAAPLKEAWQQLLTELDRDRDEILALIPRDLQRDLSLQERALHSQRRLGRTLTRWRKQGRQGLDKPLQYLAARGEQLSSLRHRLFFKSGGDRGKEETLQQLSDLPTAADILLRSTSLPPVCRRLFTMGALKNREFLVGKETELETLRELFSRWQKGRLCSIAVVGPHGSGKSSLVNCFESELDSQTTIHHLTIDNRLGSATQLLELCTGWFNLPAIPKDLDTLERQLNQLPPAVVIVNNAHRLLLRTPGGLQSARTFLRLVLATRRRLLWIITCRKYPWQRMQHLLQIDRYFTHQLQTLFGTQSEMRDALLLRLQTSSYPVVFLDNNPTGNPAKKTGADQNSLQERFFADLFAASRGNMQAALYYWLLCLAYDQTQETLTVQPLGKLDYSSLRSLDRQQLYALAEIVAHGELTTAEHTAIFNCDTLRSHMLLDHLAQLNLLECTPEGNAPERYQLSPLFFAPVTATLEGHNILL, encoded by the coding sequence ATGGCTTTGAATCCCTCCAACTGCCACAGACAACTGACCGGACTGGCCCAAAAAGACCCTTTTCTCAGCCAAGCCGACCAACGACCGTTGCTTGATGGCATGCTGCAACAGATGGACGCTGCAGTAAAAGATGCCCTGGATCAAGCCGACCGAAAGCTGGCCGAAACCGGGCAGAAGCTGGACAGCGAATTGACAAAGGCTGCCGGTTTTCTACGCAAGGCCAATGAACAGCTGGGCGAGGAATTTGCCGCCACCCTGGCAACCAAACCGCTATCGCCGGCAGCGGTTTCCGGGCTGGCTCGCTCCATCGAGGGGCGCATCCTCTGGCTCTACGATCGGGTGCGCTCAAGTCTCGAACGCAGCCTGCGGCGGGTTGGGCTGAAGAAACCTGTGCCAGGCGATATCCTGCAGACCCTGACGGCCGCCTGGTCGAAACCCTGCAGCGAAATGCCGGTAGAACTGGTGTTGATCATTGATCGACAGCAACAGCAGGAAGCAGCAGGCCGCTCGATCTGGCAGATCGAAGGAGAACGACTTCTCGAGCAGGCTTGCAACGGGCATGGATTTTTTGCCCGTTGGCTGACCTATCTACGCCTGCGCCAGCAACTACGGCGCCGCTACCGGGTGCTGCACAGCGAACCGTGCGATACCCTCAATCGTCATCAGCCCGCCCTGTTGCAAAACAATCAGCTGCCGGCCCTTGAAAACTGTCAACAGCAGCATGAAGAAATGTCCCGCGCCTTTGCCGACCTGTGGCGCAACTTGCGCTTTAACCTGGATACTGCCGCCGATGACTGCGCCGGCCTGGCCACCGACCTGAGCAGTCCCGAGCCAAACCCCTCAGCGGATCAGCAACTAAACGAGACAGCACGCCTGGTAGCCGACACCCTGACGCGGGCAGCCGATCAGCTACTGACCATAGCTGCCCCCCTTAAGGAAGCCTGGCAACAGCTGCTTACGGAACTGGACCGTGACCGAGATGAAATCCTGGCTCTCATTCCCCGAGACCTGCAGCGAGACCTGAGTCTGCAGGAGCGGGCTTTGCACAGCCAAAGGAGACTGGGCCGGACATTGACTCGCTGGCGCAAACAGGGTCGCCAGGGGTTGGACAAACCTCTACAATATCTGGCGGCTCGCGGGGAGCAACTGTCCTCTCTTCGCCACCGGTTGTTTTTTAAATCCGGTGGCGACCGGGGCAAGGAGGAAACCCTTCAACAGCTTTCCGACCTGCCAACGGCAGCGGATATTCTTTTGCGGTCGACCTCACTGCCGCCGGTCTGTCGTCGCCTGTTCACCATGGGAGCATTGAAAAATCGTGAGTTTCTGGTCGGCAAAGAAACCGAGCTGGAAACCCTGCGTGAATTGTTTAGCCGCTGGCAGAAGGGGCGTCTGTGCAGCATAGCGGTGGTCGGCCCCCACGGCAGCGGAAAATCTTCGTTGGTCAATTGTTTCGAAAGCGAACTCGACTCACAGACAACCATTCATCACCTCACGATCGATAACCGGCTTGGCAGCGCTACGCAACTGCTCGAGCTCTGCACCGGCTGGTTCAACTTGCCAGCCATTCCCAAAGATCTGGATACCCTCGAAAGACAGCTGAACCAGTTGCCTCCGGCGGTCGTCATCGTTAATAATGCTCACCGGTTGCTACTGCGTACGCCGGGCGGACTGCAGAGCGCTCGAACGTTTTTGCGGCTAGTGCTGGCCACCCGTCGCCGCCTGCTGTGGATAATCACCTGTCGAAAATATCCCTGGCAACGAATGCAACATCTGCTGCAGATCGATCGCTACTTCACCCACCAGCTACAAACCCTGTTCGGAACCCAGTCCGAAATGCGAGACGCCCTGCTGTTACGACTGCAGACCAGCAGTTACCCAGTGGTATTCCTGGACAATAATCCTACCGGCAACCCAGCAAAGAAAACCGGTGCGGATCAGAATTCGCTTCAGGAGCGGTTCTTTGCCGATCTGTTCGCCGCCAGTCGGGGCAACATGCAGGCGGCTCTCTACTACTGGTTGCTTTGCCTTGCTTACGACCAGACACAGGAAACCCTGACTGTCCAGCCCTTGGGAAAGCTGGACTATAGTTCTCTGCGCTCCCTTGACCGCCAGCAACTCTACGCTCTCGCCGAAATTGTCGCTCACGGAGAGCTTACCACCGCCGAACACACGGCCATTTTTAACTGCGATACCCTGCGCAGCCACATGCTCCTCGACCACCTCGCTCAACTTAACCTGCTGGAATGTACGCCAGAGGGAAACGCCCCGGAGCGCTACCAACTCAGTCCCCTCTTCTTCGCACCGGTGACCGCCACTCTCGAAGGGCATAATATCCTTTTGTAA
- the corA gene encoding magnesium/cobalt transporter CorA, which translates to MARASNGRQSSKTKKTLRKKLLPKTSHKAGRPPGTLVHIGKVPTAAADIRRIEYNPQHMTDQVISSPLDCRPSAETTMVSWINVNGLHDLPLLEKVGVNFTLHPLVLEDIVNTEHRPKFEDFDSYLFIVLKMLHYDIPSAEIHTEQVSFVLTPNTVLSFQEKQGDVFEGVRERLRNNKGRIRKMGSDYLAYALLDSVVDSYFVILEQIGEQVELLEEELVSRPTPETLNKIHHFKREMILLRKAVWPLRELIGGMQRNESALVTDATGIFLRDVYDHTIQILDTVETFRDVLSGLLDLYLSIISNRMNEVMKVLTIIATIFIPLTFIAGIYGMNFDHIPELHWRWSYPALWLIMLTVGGIMIYYFKRKRWL; encoded by the coding sequence ATGGCCCGGGCCAGCAACGGTCGTCAATCGAGTAAAACCAAAAAAACCTTACGGAAGAAACTTCTGCCCAAAACTTCTCACAAGGCGGGCCGCCCCCCGGGCACCCTGGTGCATATCGGCAAGGTTCCCACGGCTGCCGCCGACATTCGTCGCATCGAATACAACCCGCAGCACATGACAGACCAGGTAATCAGCAGCCCGTTAGACTGCCGGCCCTCGGCCGAAACCACCATGGTCAGCTGGATCAATGTCAACGGCTTGCATGATCTGCCGTTGCTGGAAAAGGTTGGCGTCAATTTCACTCTCCACCCCCTGGTACTGGAAGATATCGTCAATACTGAACATCGTCCAAAGTTTGAAGATTTCGACAGCTACCTCTTTATAGTCTTGAAGATGCTTCATTACGACATACCATCTGCGGAGATTCATACTGAGCAGGTCAGTTTTGTTCTGACTCCTAATACAGTGCTGTCCTTTCAGGAAAAACAGGGCGACGTCTTTGAAGGGGTGCGGGAAAGGCTGCGCAACAACAAAGGGCGTATCCGGAAGATGGGAAGCGATTATCTGGCCTACGCCCTGCTCGATTCGGTGGTTGACAGTTATTTTGTCATCCTTGAGCAGATCGGCGAACAGGTGGAACTGCTTGAAGAGGAACTGGTTTCACGACCAACTCCGGAAACCCTGAACAAAATTCATCATTTCAAGCGGGAGATGATCCTCCTGCGCAAAGCGGTTTGGCCCCTGCGGGAGCTTATCGGCGGCATGCAACGCAATGAATCGGCTCTCGTAACCGATGCCACCGGCATTTTTTTGCGGGATGTCTACGATCACACCATTCAGATCCTCGACACGGTGGAAACTTTCCGGGATGTTCTCTCCGGGTTGCTGGACCTGTATCTTTCCATCATCAGCAACCGCATGAACGAGGTCATGAAGGTTCTAACCATCATCGCCACCATCTTCATCCCTCTGACTTTCATCGCCGGCATCTACGGCATGAACTTTGACCACATCCCGGAGCTGCACTGGCGTTGGAGTTACCCGGCACTTTGGCTGATCATGCTGACCGTAGGGGGCATCATGATCTATTATTTCAAGAGGAAACGATGGCTTTGA
- a CDS encoding YbgA family protein — MEKIRLGISACLLGQNVRYDGGHQLNRYLRDTLGHFVDYVPVCPEVEMGLSIPRETLRLVGDPGAPRLVFSKSGEDVTEQMTSWAQKRLDKLEAEGLCGFIFKSRSPSSGMARVKLYDRNGVPSKNGVGLFARLFMDRFPMLPVEEDGRLNDPRLRENFLEAISTFRSWRELLAEGCMPAALVEFHARHKLLLMSHSVELARQMGKLVAKAGLLTAGELLTQYQALLMKAVRLAATPAKHVNVLQHALGYFKQQLSADEKQEMLELFDQYRRGVMPLNVPIALLNHYVRKYQPAYLDQQVYLHPHPVELHLRIGI, encoded by the coding sequence ATGGAGAAAATTCGTCTCGGCATCAGCGCTTGCCTGCTTGGGCAAAATGTTCGTTATGACGGCGGGCATCAGCTTAATCGCTACCTGCGGGATACCCTGGGGCATTTTGTAGACTATGTGCCAGTCTGCCCCGAGGTGGAGATGGGCCTGTCGATTCCGCGCGAGACCTTACGGTTGGTGGGCGACCCTGGTGCGCCGCGTCTGGTTTTCTCCAAGAGCGGAGAGGACGTTACTGAGCAAATGACCTCCTGGGCTCAAAAACGCCTTGATAAGCTGGAGGCGGAAGGCCTTTGCGGGTTTATTTTTAAGTCCCGCTCCCCAAGCAGTGGCATGGCCCGGGTGAAACTTTATGACCGTAACGGGGTGCCGAGTAAAAATGGAGTCGGCCTCTTTGCCCGGCTGTTCATGGACCGTTTTCCGATGTTGCCGGTAGAAGAGGACGGGAGACTTAATGATCCGCGTTTGCGGGAAAACTTTTTGGAAGCGATTTCAACCTTTCGATCCTGGCGCGAGTTGCTGGCAGAGGGATGTATGCCGGCGGCGCTGGTAGAGTTCCATGCCCGGCACAAACTGTTGCTTATGTCACACAGCGTCGAATTGGCCCGGCAGATGGGTAAACTGGTGGCTAAGGCCGGATTGTTGACGGCGGGCGAGCTATTGACTCAATACCAGGCGCTGCTGATGAAAGCGGTTCGCCTGGCGGCGACACCGGCGAAGCACGTCAATGTTTTGCAACATGCCCTTGGTTATTTTAAGCAGCAACTCAGTGCTGATGAAAAGCAGGAAATGCTCGAACTGTTCGATCAGTATCGCCGGGGTGTGATGCCTTTGAACGTGCCGATAGCCCTGCTAAATCACTACGTACGCAAGTATCAGCCAGCCTATTTGGATCAGCAGGTTTATTTGCATCCCCATCCTGTCGAATTGCATCTGCGTATCGGCATATAG
- a CDS encoding response regulator has protein sequence MNENNKVRILLVEDEAITALAMNMALENMGYATCEPVATGRKALERLPLDKPDVILMDINLTGNMDGIETAHEVRALGPTPIIFISGYSSNELMERAKAIDPVAIFVKPVRPQELQTAIETALKDRKVP, from the coding sequence ATGAACGAGAATAATAAAGTCAGAATCCTGCTGGTTGAGGATGAAGCGATTACCGCTCTGGCCATGAACATGGCCCTGGAGAACATGGGCTATGCCACTTGCGAACCGGTAGCGACGGGCCGCAAGGCCCTTGAGCGGTTACCGCTGGACAAACCCGACGTGATCCTGATGGACATCAACCTGACCGGCAATATGGACGGCATCGAAACCGCCCATGAAGTACGAGCCCTCGGCCCGACGCCTATCATCTTTATCAGCGGCTATTCCTCTAACGAGTTGATGGAACGAGCTAAAGCCATCGACCCGGTGGCGATCTTTGTTAAACCGGTCCGGCCGCAAGAACTGCAAACCGCTATTGAGACCGCGCTAAAAGACCGCAAAGTTCCCTGA